In Candidatus Manganitrophus noduliformans, the genomic stretch TTTCGTTCAATCGTCTCAAGCGCAGTTTCATACATTTGATCATCCGCATCCCCCATCCTCAGAAGCCGCGCCCACCCGTAAATCGCATTCAGCGGCGTGCGCAACTCGTGGGAGACGGTCGCCAAGAATTCATCTCTGAGTCGATTCGCCTCCTGAGCCTCCGATCGCGCCTTCTGTTCCCGGGCGAGCGATTCCTCCCGCTCCCTCTCGGCTTCCCTACGCTGGGTAATATCCCGCGCAATCTTAGAAACCCCGATGATCCTGCCGTAATGATCCTTCACCGGAGAAACGGTAAGAGAGATCGACAGCGTCTTGCCGTCTTTTCTAATCCGTATCGTCTCGTAGTGTTCAATGCGTTCTCCCCGGTTGATCCGCCTGAGGATTTCTGCCTCTTCACTGATCCGGTCTGCCGGAATCAGGAGGGTGATGGGGCGTCCAATCGCTTCCTCGGCCGAGTACCCGAAGATTCGCTCGGCTCCCTTGTTCCAACTCTGAATCACTCCTTTCAGTGACTTGCTGATGATCGCATCCTCCGAAGATTCGACAATGGAGGAGAGATGCAGACTGGCCTCCTCCGCGCTCTTCCGGTCGGTAATATCGGTGCAGACACCGATCATTCGATCCGGCTTCCCGGATGGGTCCAAAAACAGTCGCCCCCTTGCCTCCAGCCATTTGATCTCTTCGTTTGGTCGGATGATCCGATACTCGACATGGTAGGCGCTCTTTTCTTCAAGGGTCTGTGCGATCGTATCCAGTACCCGGCCGAGATCGTCCGGGTGGATCTCGCGTTTGAAATCCTCAAAGGTCCCGCCGAAAGTTCCCGGCTCAAGCCCGTGGATCGCTTCCAACCCCGTGGACCACGCGGCTTTTCCGGACCGGATGTTCCATTCCCACGTCCCCATCCGGCCTGCTTCCAAGGCGATGTTCAAGTGCACCTGTTTTTGACGTAAGGCCTCCTCCGTCTGTTTACTCTGGATGGAAAAGGCGATATGGCCGGAAATGGTTTGTATCAGATTCACTTCGTCTTCAAGGAACGGATGCGGCCGATTATAATAAACCATGAATTTTCCAAGAAGGCGGCCCTGATAAACCAATGGGAAAAAACCGAGCGCATGGATTCCTTCCTGGCGCACCACCTCCTTTAGAGAGGATTCCATTGGCGCAGCGTCGATATCATTCATGCAGATCGGTTGTGGATTGGATGTGTCGGTCGGCCAGGGCGAATGTCCCTCGACCGCCCTGCGGTATTCTTCCGAAAGCCCGCGCCAGTTTTTAAATCGCATGACTTGATTGTCATCCATCAATAGAATGGCAGAACGGTCGGCCTTCGCCGCCCGGAGAATGATATCAAGCGAAGTCTTGTAAATTTCTTCGAGGTCCTCGGCGCGGTTAACCTGATCATTGAGTTGAAAGATGTGTTGCAGTTTACTGGTCTGCTCCGAACGCTGATCTCTTTCCTGTCGGCGCATTATTTCGAACTGAGAGATCATCCAGTCAAGTTTGCCTCTCTTTGTTTTGCCGTCAAGAATCGGAGGGGTTTCATAAAAATGGTTGGGATAAACATCGTTTCCGATGATGGCGAGAGGATGCGTGCTCAACGAACTCTCCACGACATCCGGGGTGAGCCGGCTGCGGCTGTATTGGCAGATAATTCGCGCCGGGAAGCCGGGAGTGAAGATTTGATTGATCGTCGCCTCCCAATCTCTTATCCGTTCCCCGCTGATATCGGGTCCCAACGCCGAGGTCATCTCCACGGCAAACCGGATGCCTGTAAATCCGGCTGAAAGAGCCGCATCGATGAAATGGCGCACTTGCAGTGTTTTCTTGTCGGAATCAAATTCTTCCGGCGGACGCCATTCCGCTCTCGTCCAGAGCAGGAGGGCGCCTCTTTTCAATTCCTTGGAAACTTCGATCCCACTCTCTTCAAGGGCGCGGGTCACCTGGTCGACGGTCTGATCATCCGCGATGTAGGCGCATTGTTCTCCCTGCTCTAAACCTTGTTTGATAAACAGGATCAGCGCCGGCATCTGTTCGGACGGATCCTTGTCATAAATAAGACAAAGATGATCTCCCGGCTGTAGATTCCCGATCTGTTCGGTCAACTCGTTCATGAGGTCTCCCTCCAGCGTAAAAAAACTTCTTTAATTATAGGAGAGATTCTTTTTTAGATGCAAGTCATCCTTTAAGGTTGAGGGTCCCAAATGTCTTCCACCGCCGCTTTGAAGCGGAACGATTATTTTCTTCAAAAGTATTAAAAGTGGGTCGTGCCGGACGGGAAGAAAAGAAGTGGCGGGTCTTCGTGGAAAAGAAAAGAGAAAGAGGAGCGTCGTTTGTAGAATCCGGAGAGTTTTACTTTCCCTTCAAACCGAGGCGGCGCATTTTGGCGAGCCACTTCTCTCGGCCTGCTTGGCTCCCTTCAACCATCCCGATCAGGCTTTCTTTAATCGGTTTGATCCCCGATAATCCAAGAATGCTTCGCTTCAGTCCTTTCACACCGTGTGCGCGGAAATACAAACGATAGAAAAAGGCCGGCATCCCCATCGTCACCACGATGCGGGCCGACTTTCCGGTGAGAAGCTTTCCCATCTTGGCCCCATTTGGCTGGCCGATGGCGAAGCCATACCGAAAGACCTGTTCGAGGAATGCTTTGAAAAGAGCAGGCATCGTCCCGTGCCACAAGGGGAAAAAGATTACCAGGTGATCGGCCCAGGTAATCGCATTCTGGGCCTCCCGGATCGACTCAGGGGGTGTTCCACGCTCAAAATCTTCTTTGGTGCGCAGTATCGGAAAATCGAGCTTCGCCACGTCGATGAGCCGGACTTCATGTTCTCCCTCTCTCGCCCCCTCGGCGTAAGACGCCGCGAGTGCGTTGCCGAAACGTTTTCCGTCCGGGTCGGGATGACCCTGGATAATGAGAATCCGTTTTGCCATTTCCGCTCCTCTTTTTATGGACCGGCCCGTTCGATGAATCTTTTTACTTCGGCCCAGACTTCCTGATTGTGACGCGCGACCCTCAGTGACCCCGTCGACTCTTTCATCGCATTCCTGAAGCACAATTTCATTCTGAAGCGGTTCGCACCTTGAGCACAACCCCCCAAACGGAGGATTCCGCTCAAATTACCCCTTTTGGGGGGTTGCGGCGGACGGGCTTCCTTTGGCAGAGTGGAGTCGAAGCAAAGATCCCGAAGGGAGTCTTCGCCAAAACAGACGAGGGTCATCATGGATTCGTACAGTAAGATGCCGCAGACCGATTGCAACCATTGCGCGGTTCGGGTCCTTTCCTCTTTTTGCGGGGAGCTGAAGTCGCATGAGATTGATCTTTTCATGAAGATGAAGCGAGCGCATCTTTATGAGAAAAACGACACGCTCTTCTATGAGGGAACCGCTTCCACCGGGATTTATATCCTCTGTTCCGGAAGCGTTAAACTAAGCCAATCTTCCAAAAGCGGGAAGCAGCAAATTCTCAGCGTCGTTTCTCCGGGAGAGTTGATCGAGAAGAGCCTTCTTTTCCATTCCGGGAGGCATTCGACGACGGCGCGGACACTGGAGCGGTCGGAGGTCAGCTTCTTTTACCGGGACGCGTTTATGGAGGTGTTGAAATCGAACAACCACCTCGCCATGAACCTGATCAAAACCCTCAGCCGGGAGGTCGAAAACGTCCAGGAGCGGACCCGGCAGATCCTCTTCAAGAGCGCCAAGGAGCGGCTGGCGGAGACACTTCTTACGTTGGGACAAAAACATGGGGCGAGGCGCGACCGGGATATCGCGATTGATCTTGAGTTAAAACGGGAAGAGCTGGCCGAGATGATCGGTGTAGAGCCCGAGACGGTGGTTCGCCTTTTAGCGCTTTTGAAGAAAGAAAAACTGATCCGGATGGACGGAAGAAAGATTCACATCACCGATGAGGAAAAGCTGATCCAGCTCTCCGATTAACATTCCTCCCCCCGCAACGCATCGGTGATGGAGTGCATCCGGGCCGTCACCTTCTTTTTTTCCTCATCCGTCAAAGAGGATTCGGAGAGCTTAAAAAGAACCTGATTTTCTTTGTTGATGTGAAGCCGGATCAGGTGGACGATCCGAAGCCCCGGATCGAGGACCGCTTTGCGGATCCCCTCGTCGATCGGCGCGATGCTCCGGCAAAAAGAGGGGAGCGCTTTTTTCCAGGTAAAGAAAGCCGCCCGGATCTTCTCATGCTCGCGCACCATCACCTCGATCGGGCCGTACTCTTTGCCGATGTATTCGGCGAGCACGGGAAAGAGCGCCTCTTCTTCCTTCCGAAAATGCGGACCGATCTCCTTCTCCAGGGCGACGGCCAGGTCCCGCAAGAGGGCCTTATTAACCGCTACCCCCTCGGGGAGGGTCTCTTCGGCCGGCTTGCGAAGGTAGCTGAGGGAGCGCTCGATCAGCTCCAGTTTCAGCAGCGTCGCCCGGTGCTCCTCTTTTAAAAGGTGTGTCGGGCCGTCGCTCTCTTCGATCCTATGACTCTTCGGTTTGCTCTCTTCCATCCATTCTCTCCTAGCATCGGACCAGACACATTGAAACATCTTGAGAGTGCCCCCGTCATATTCGAATCAACTTCGGTCGAAAGGCCGACGCGAAGGTATGAAAGTGCTTAGTCCCGCTGAAGCTCCACGCTCGGCGGCGTCAGGTGGCGCGGCTGAAGCGCCGTGTCCAACCGGAACTGGGTCTGAAGATCGTGGAGCGGGATGTCGATCTCCGCGGCGTCGAATGTGAAGTCGAGTTCCGCGTTTCCATTCGGCGCGATCCTAACCGACCCCGCGCGCACCTTCGCGTGCGGATGCCAGGCGATCACGTCGTATTCTCCCGGCGGCAGGTCGGGGATCGTGAAGCGTCCATCGGCGCCGGTCACGGCGAAATAGGGGTTGCCGACCGCGATCCCCCATGTCTGCATGAAATCGTGCACCCCGCACTGGGTGCGGAAGAGATAGTGTCCCTTTCGAAGGCGGATTTCCTTGGCGGCGATCGCCTTGGGGGTGAGCGGCTTGTTGAACATCGCGAAGGTGTACTCCTCCTTCAGCGTGTAGCCCTGAACGTCGTGCGTGATCGAATCTTTGTTGATGAGGGTGACCGGATGGTGGTTCCGGACCGGTGTGACGAAGGGGCCGATCCGGCAGTTCTCGATCGTCAGCTCGGGGGTATAATCGAACGGTTTCCCCCGTTCGACGCCGATCACGGCGACCACTACATTTTCCAGGCCGCCGTCGGGCGCGGTGCGAAACTCTTTGAGCAGCCGGTTCCCTTTTCCGTCGGAGATCCTTCCGCAGAAATCGATGTTCGGGGAGAAGATCAGATGATAGATCCGCGCCGGGGGCGGGGTTCCTTTCAGGAGAACTTTTCCGGTGAGGGTTCCTCCCTCGGTCACCGGGCTTTCCTCATACCCCCACCCTTCTTTTCCCTCGAAAAGGACGAGAAGAGTGAACAGCGCGACAACGATCTCCAAGAATCTACTTCTTTCTATTCGCGTCGGTTCGCTCATGGACGAATCACTCCTGAATGAAAAGCTTCTCTTTATCGCCGGTCAGGTGTTCGTGAGGGAGCGCTTCCGGTCCGATTCGGAACTTTTCCTGCCGTTCGTATTCGGGCCGCCTCACCGTCGCCGCGTCGAATTCGAAGTTCAACACGATCGTTTCATCGGCCGAGACGGTGATCTCCTTTTCAATCGGCTTCATCTGCGGATGCCAGGCGATCACCCGATAACGCCCCGGCGGCAGCCGGTCGATTTGGAAGTCGCCGTCTTTCCTCGTCATCGCATAATAAGGGTTGTCGACCGAAAACATCCAAGACTGCATGAACTCGTGCATGCCGCAGATCATCTGAATGATCCGTTTTCCGGGGTCGAGGCGGATCATCCCCCCCCTCGGCTCATTCGAGACGGGGAGGGGGAAGTTGAGGATGATGTTCCCCCGCTCGCTCTGGAAGAGCTGGCCGTTGTGGAGGACCGGGTCCCGGTTGACGACCGAGATCGGCTGGTTGTTTTGGATCACCCGGACCAGCGGATGCTCATGACGGGTCCGCCCCTCCTTGTCGAGGTAAGTATGGTCGCTGGGGGCGATATCGAGGGGGTGAAACATGCAGTTCTCGGCGACGAACTGAGGCCGGATCGGGGGGAAAGGTTTTCCCTTCTTAACATCAACGACGGCGACGACGGCATCCTGCATCCCGCCGCCGGCGCCGACGATGAACTCCTGGACGATGACATTTCCCTCGCCGTCAGAGATCATTTTGCAAAAAGGACCGAAGGGATAGAGGACCAGCGGGAAAACGCGGACGGGCGGTTTCGGGCCGTTTAAAGTGACTTTTCCGATAAGGGTCCCGCCGTTGCTCACCTCGATCTCGTCGTAGCCATACGAAGGGAGGAGGGGGGAGATCAAAAATAAAAAGAGAAACAGCCCAATCACAATTTTTTTGCTCACCGGTTCAGATTCCTCCATCAGAAAGGAATGGGGCAGGAGGTTTGACCTCCTGCCCCATTTTGGAGAGGGTTACCGCTCCAGCATGGAGAGCGGTCCCGGAACGTCCCCCTGTTGAGAGAGGGTGTCGGGAGCCTCCGGATCGGGAAGCTCCGCCGTTTTAGATCCCACTCCGGCGCCGCCGTTCAGCGGTTGGATCTTTCGATCCCCGGCGGGGAGGACTTTCAGATATCCCCACTGACCCGCCGCTGTGTACGGCATCCGGTGATTCTGCCAAACGTAAACGCCGGGGAGGTGGAACGGACCGCCGGCGCCCTCCTTGATGAAGACGTCCAGATTTTGGGAGGAGCCGAACTCGCTGGAGCTGAGCATGTCGGCTCCCGCCATGTCCGGCTTCAACGGCCACTCGTGCCCTTCGACGCTGAACACCTGGTTCTGTTCGTTGAAAGCGCCGAAGACATGAATCCGAACCGGGTCGCCCGCATGCGCCGTGATGGTCGGGGTGGCCGGATCCGATTCCCCTGCAACACAGGGGGTGAACATCAGACCGATCTCGCACCCGTTCTCTTCACGGTACATCCAGGGCTCGTTGCGGTAATTGACCCCGGTAAGTCCTCCGATCTGCTGAATGTACGGCATAAAGGAGGTTCCGATGATGTTGTCTTCATCCTGGAAGAAGAGCGACGCATCGCGGAAATCGGACCGATTCGCATTTTCCGGAAGCGACCGATCGACGATCACATCGACCTGCCAGGCGTTTTTCATCGACACATCTTCTCCGGTCACCGGATCGCGGTACTTCGAACCTCTCGGTCCCACCACGATCGCCCCGAAGAGGCCGTCTCGAACGTTGTTGATGAAATTCCCCCAATCCCACACTAGCGCCGCCGTCTCCCCATATTGCGGATGGGCGTAGAAGGTGTAGGTCCGGCTCTTGCCGGGGGCGACCATCTGATCGCCCGGGTTGTTCCCGACGTTCACCCCGTGAGAGTCTTTCGGGTCGAACGCCAGCATGTCGGCGCTGAACGAGACCTTGTCTTTTTTCATCTCGTTCTTCAGGTTGACCTTGACGCAATCGCCGACGTTGACATGGAGGGTCAACGGCATCGGCTGGAAACCGCCGTCGGCGACTTTGGTTTTCTCCCCTTCGAGCATGAAGATCTTGCCGGAAGGATTTGCCACCTGCAGCTTGCGGTCGAAGTCGACTTCGATGAAGTCGGGGGCCTTGGTGTTGAATTTCAAGGCCCGCTCGGCCGCGATGACATTGAAAGTTTTCACCGGGGCATCGGCCGGGCAGACCGACTTGGCCGATTTCGGAATCTCCCCCGTTCCGGGGAGCCTCCTCAGGTCTTTGACCTCCTCGTCCAACACCCGGACGATCCCCCAGCTCCCTTCCGAGAGGTGAGAAGGCCGGCCGTTGTAGTGGAGGTAGTCCCCCGCGATCTGCTGCGCTCCCCCCGCTTTGGTGACGAGATCGTACCGCTCGGCGATCCCGACATGCCAGGCGTTCTTCAGATCGGAATGCTCCGCATACCGCTCCGTTCTGAACGCGTGGCCGCCGAGGTGCCAAACGTGGGTCTCATTCATCATGACATGGAGAAGTCGGAAGACGAGGGTGTCTCCCAGATACGCCCGAAGCATCGGGGTGCTCGGATCCTGGTGGGCCTTGCTCGAGAAGATCAAGGCCGGATCGGGATTGTTTTTGAGGCGCCGCGCCACCGATTCCGCCCGGAAGTTGAATCCTCCGCCGGTGGTGTGGGTGCCGCCGTTGAGCATCTTGGCGGCGGTCAGATCCAAATCGTAAGGCATTTGGAACGACAGGGTTTGCCCCGCGTCGATCGCCACCTGAATGGTCTGGCCGGGAGGATTTCCCTCGGTGACCACCTGGGCGGTATGCGGCACGGTGTCGTGCGGCATGACGACCAACTCTCTGAAGCTGCCGTTGACCCCGTACCCGATCGGCTCGGTGCCGTAAATATCGGCCACCGTTCCGCTTCGGATCGGCGCGCCGGTTTTCGGATCATGATAAGTCGATCCGTACGGCTCGACGATCATCGCCCCGACCCCGCCGTGCGGCCAGGTGGTGGCGCCGAAGGCATGATCGTGCCAGAAGACGGTCCCCACATCGGCGTCGCCCCAGTAGCGGTAGCGGATGAATTCGACCGAGGCGATCTCCTTCTTCTTGTGAGCATGTTTCAGCGGCTCTTTGAAGATCAGGGTATACTCGCCGGCGCCGGCTCCTTTTTCGATTTTGTTGATCCAGCGCACTTCGGAAGTTTTCACCTCATCCATCCCGATCATGATGTCGGTTCCTTCGTGGAAGGGGGTGGCCCCCTCCGGCATCTTGATCTTGACGGCGGTTGCTCCCGCTTTCGCATCTTCGGTGAGAATCGAGTTCATCGGGACCGGCATTCCCTTCTGTTTGTCCTTCTTCATCTGGGTGAAGGGCCGGACCGACTGCTCATAGGAGAAGCCGCTGATCACGCCGTCCGATGCCTGATTGTCGAACTGGATGAAGTGCGGGTGGATGTTGATCTTCGACATCTGGAAATTGGTGGTGTCGTTATCCTCCCACTCGCTCTTCAAGATCACATCGACGCAATCATAGACATTGTAGCGGTAGACCAGCGGGATGGTCTTGTCCCCCGCCGGATTGGCCCGGACCTCCGCCTCGTCCTCATGGAGGACATAGAGAAGTCCTTTCTGGTCCATGACCGGTTTGATGCTCCCCAGACCTTTGCTGAGCTGGATCGGGGTCTCGATGAAGTGGATCGTGAACTGTTTCCGTCCCGCGCTTTCCGGACAGAGGCTCCAACGCCCCTGCTCTCCGGGTCTCGCCGGTTGGTTGGTCTCCTCGCCCGGCGCGCCTAACCCGCCCGGCTCGGCGCCGACCGACCCTGTGTTTTTGTCCATATGAATCGGCTCCAGCCAAGGGGCCGGACCGTGATGGCGGGCGAAGGGGACCCGCTTACCGAAGTGCGGTTTGAAATGCGGCCAGGCGAGTTTGCCGGTCTTCTCCTCGAAGAGAATCGGCGGCCGTTTGCCCGGCATCGGCGATTTGTACTTCGGGAAGTCGAATTTCCCGGTCGCCTCCGGCTCGCCCATCGCCTTGCTGCCTTCCCATGCCCAGTCCCAGACGGTGGCGTCGTAGGCTTGAATCTGCCCCTTCTCGTCCGCGGTGTGACCCGGCTGGCCCGCCGGGGGAAGCATCATCTTCACCCAGTCTTTGATCGAGACATCGGGGATCGGCTTCGACCAGTCGCTTTTGTTGGAGGTCACATTCCATTTTTTATCAAACCAGTCCATTGTCTTGCCGACGAGCTTGTCGGAGGTGACGGCCGGCTTCATCCGCCCCTTCCGGTCGGGGAGCTCCATCAGCGGCGGCATCACATCGGTGCTGCCGAACGGATAATTCCCGGTCTGGAGGGTGTTGTAATTCCGCCAGTAGCCCCACATCCCGGCGACGTAGTGATGGGCGACGTGACAGTGGAAGAGGAAATCCCCCGCCAGTTGCTGGCAGAGCCCGCCGCCGCATTCGGTCTGAAGGTCGAGAACCTCGGAAGGCCCGATCACTTCCACGTCGACCCGGTCGGAGGTGGTTCGGACTTCCGGGAATTTCACCGGCCCGTTCGAGGCGGCGTTCAGCAGAAACTCGGCTTTGTCGTCGGCCTTCGGCTGACGCAGCCAGCGGATGGTGCCGCCGTGCGGATGATGCGAGTGGAACACTTCGCCGCCGCCGTGGACCAGGCGGAATTTGATCGGGTCTCCCATATACGACCGGGGAATCGTCGTCGGGACATCGGCGAAGGTGTAGGAGCTGTAGGAAAGAGACTCGTCCTCGAAGTGAAAATATTTCTCCTGGAGGGCGAGATTGTTCACGCCGAACGGCTCGCTCCGGTAGCTGATGGCGCGGGCGGAGGGGCGGTAGGCGTCGGTGTTCGGGTCGCGCTGCGGGATCATCTCTCCGTTTTTGTTCAACGGACGGAACGACTCGTCGCCGATCTCATGGTAGAAGATCACGAACTCCCGAAAATCGGGCTTGTTCGGATGGGTGATCATCATCTGCCAGCCGCTCTTGGCTTCTTTGCCGGTGAGCGGGTCGATATAGCTCGACCCCATCGGCTCGACGATGAACGATCCGATCATCCCGAGGCTCGCCTGCTCACGGCCGACATGGCTGTGGAGCATGTGGACCCCTTCCTGCTCATTGTGACGGATGTACCACTCGAAGGTTTGGCTCTTCCCCGGCGTCACGTTTGCGTCGGGGTTGGCCGCGGTCGCGGGCTGTCCGGTCGATTTCACGATGGTGCTGGAGCCGTGGATGTGAAGGCCGACATCTTCCCCGTCGAGCGCGTTCCGAAGGGTGATGATGACGCAATCGCCCTGGTTGCCCCGGATGTTCAGCGGCTGGATCATATCGGTCTGAAGACCGGTCGTGACGGCGCCCGGATCATACCCTGCCGCCTCCCGCGCCGCCGCATTCTTTTTTTCTTCGGCCCGGACCTTATCGATATTCTCGGTCAAAACATACATGTAGCCGGGATGATAGTCGAGCCACTGGTTCAGCGTGATCTCGACGTTGATCGCGGAGATGTCGTACTCCTTTACCGGCGCCCCCTTCGGGCAGCGGCCGCCGGCGGTCACGCTCTCTCCGGTGCTCGCCGGCCCGAGGAAATAGCTTCGGTCCATCTGCTGCATCATGCTCATTCCCTCGAAGGGTCCCGAGCCCCCCGTATGGTCCGCATGTTGTTTCATTCCCTTGGAGATTTCATCCATCAATTTGTTCATCGCCGCATCGACCCGGTCGGCATGGCCGGCGCGACCTTCCGCTTGGTCTTCCCGCGCAATCTGTTCCTTCAGCTTTTCTTCCCATCCGGAAGAAGCGACCGGTTGCGCCTCGGGGTGGGTATGATCTCCCCCGGCGACGGCCCCTTCTTTTCCCGATAGAATCAACAAGAGGGCCATTGACGCCGCCCTCCAAAGATCCTTTCGTACAATGTTCATCATTTCTCCCCCTGTATGTTTTCTTTTCGGATCAACGTTTGAGCAGGATGTGGATTGCTCGGTGGAATACACCCCGTCGGCTGTCCTTTGTTGCGGTTCGGAACAATGTTTCTCCGAGAGCAAAAGACATGCCTCCCACGGAAACGTTTGAAAAAGGCCCGAATGCAGGGGGATTTGAATTTTTTCGGAGAAGCAGAGGAGAGGAGTGGTCCGGCGGCGCTGTCCAACTGTCCAATGTCCTGGTCACAACCGGCGGGCCGGATTGGACAGGTGAGCCCCGCAGGATCGCGCCTCCTTAATATCCTCTGGCGACGTAGACCGCTGCCAGGACGACGAAGAGCCCCACCACCAGATTCAGCCGGGCCATCCAGCGGACGGTCCGTTGGAGCGGGTGAGGGGCGGCGGCGGATCGGCTGATTTGGATTGATCGGGGGCCGAGGACGATGTCATGAAGGAGGGTCAGCGCGATCATCAAGGCGATCAGCGCCAGCTTGGTCCCGAGCCATCCCCCCATCCGTATCTCTTGAAACTCGAGAGAATACAGACGAAGCAGGCCGGTTGTCAGGAGAACCCCCAGCGAGATCCATCCGCTCCACCGAAAACGTCTTCCGATTTCGCTCATCAATTCGGCCCGCTGCAAAACCGGCATTTTCCGGAGGGAAGGAATGAGGACGATCGAGAAAAAGAGCATCCCTCCCACCCAGAACATCGCCGCCAACACATGAATCCAAATTAAGATCATCCAAAGCATACACACTCCTAATTTCTCATGAGGAACTCCCCCCGGTCTTTCTCGGGACTTTTGAAGGAGAGCCGCGCAAGATACATGCCTGAGCGTAGAGGAACGGGGCGATCGATTGCGCGACGGCGCCGATACCCGAAGTGTGGATGAGTGCGTTGCCGATGCGCGTTGGGGGAGTTATCCTAACGATTCGATCTGGTAGCGTTTCAGTTTGTTATAGAGGCTGGCGCGGGCAATGCCGAGGGAGCGAGCGGCGAGCGACTTATTTCCTTTGTGCCTTTTAATGGCGTCGATGATCTGCTCTTTCTCCACCTTGAGCACCGCTTCATCGCGGGAGATGGAGAGGGGGATCGATGGGGAAGAGGGGGGTGGGATCTCCTCG encodes the following:
- a CDS encoding PAS domain S-box protein, which codes for MNELTEQIGNLQPGDHLCLIYDKDPSEQMPALILFIKQGLEQGEQCAYIADDQTVDQVTRALEESGIEVSKELKRGALLLWTRAEWRPPEEFDSDKKTLQVRHFIDAALSAGFTGIRFAVEMTSALGPDISGERIRDWEATINQIFTPGFPARIICQYSRSRLTPDVVESSLSTHPLAIIGNDVYPNHFYETPPILDGKTKRGKLDWMISQFEIMRRQERDQRSEQTSKLQHIFQLNDQVNRAEDLEEIYKTSLDIILRAAKADRSAILLMDDNQVMRFKNWRGLSEEYRRAVEGHSPWPTDTSNPQPICMNDIDAAPMESSLKEVVRQEGIHALGFFPLVYQGRLLGKFMVYYNRPHPFLEDEVNLIQTISGHIAFSIQSKQTEEALRQKQVHLNIALEAGRMGTWEWNIRSGKAAWSTGLEAIHGLEPGTFGGTFEDFKREIHPDDLGRVLDTIAQTLEEKSAYHVEYRIIRPNEEIKWLEARGRLFLDPSGKPDRMIGVCTDITDRKSAEEASLHLSSIVESSEDAIISKSLKGVIQSWNKGAERIFGYSAEEAIGRPITLLIPADRISEEAEILRRINRGERIEHYETIRIRKDGKTLSISLTVSPVKDHYGRIIGVSKIARDITQRREAEREREESLAREQKARSEAQEANRLRDEFLATVSHELRTPLNAIYGWARLLRMGDADDQMYETALETIERNALLQAKLIDDLLDVSRIIAGKFNLQVSPVDIPPVIAAVIDTLRPAASAKGIQVHTVLDSSIGPVLADPDRLQQVIWNLLSNAIKFTPDAGQVEVRLERVDPYVEVSVKDTGIGISSDFLPYVFDRFRQAEGSSIRSQGGLGLGLAIVRHLVELHGGTVSAESRGNGQGATFKVKLPIRAVRIRPAALQPPHSLDQMEGSRRYPRVLEGLQVLLVDDESDARDLLTAVIERYGARVASAGSAEEALESVMQQRPDLLIADIGMPGMDGYVFIDRFRSWEKSHGFEQIPAIALTAYAGPEDRRRALSAGFRIHIAKPVEPTELITVMVKLIRRSGEPVL
- a CDS encoding NAD(P)H-dependent oxidoreductase, which encodes MAKRILIIQGHPDPDGKRFGNALAASYAEGAREGEHEVRLIDVAKLDFPILRTKEDFERGTPPESIREAQNAITWADHLVIFFPLWHGTMPALFKAFLEQVFRYGFAIGQPNGAKMGKLLTGKSARIVVTMGMPAFFYRLYFRAHGVKGLKRSILGLSGIKPIKESLIGMVEGSQAGREKWLAKMRRLGLKGK
- a CDS encoding Crp/Fnr family transcriptional regulator; this translates as MDSYSKMPQTDCNHCAVRVLSSFCGELKSHEIDLFMKMKRAHLYEKNDTLFYEGTASTGIYILCSGSVKLSQSSKSGKQQILSVVSPGELIEKSLLFHSGRHSTTARTLERSEVSFFYRDAFMEVLKSNNHLAMNLIKTLSREVENVQERTRQILFKSAKERLAETLLTLGQKHGARRDRDIAIDLELKREELAEMIGVEPETVVRLLALLKKEKLIRMDGRKIHITDEEKLIQLSD
- a CDS encoding hemerythrin domain-containing protein, translated to MEESKPKSHRIEESDGPTHLLKEEHRATLLKLELIERSLSYLRKPAEETLPEGVAVNKALLRDLAVALEKEIGPHFRKEEEALFPVLAEYIGKEYGPIEVMVREHEKIRAAFFTWKKALPSFCRSIAPIDEGIRKAVLDPGLRIVHLIRLHINKENQVLFKLSESSLTDEEKKKVTARMHSITDALRGEEC
- a CDS encoding carboxypeptidase-like regulatory domain-containing protein; the encoded protein is MEIVVALFTLLVLFEGKEGWGYEESPVTEGGTLTGKVLLKGTPPPARIYHLIFSPNIDFCGRISDGKGNRLLKEFRTAPDGGLENVVVAVIGVERGKPFDYTPELTIENCRIGPFVTPVRNHHPVTLINKDSITHDVQGYTLKEEYTFAMFNKPLTPKAIAAKEIRLRKGHYLFRTQCGVHDFMQTWGIAVGNPYFAVTGADGRFTIPDLPPGEYDVIAWHPHAKVRAGSVRIAPNGNAELDFTFDAAEIDIPLHDLQTQFRLDTALQPRHLTPPSVELQRD
- a CDS encoding carboxypeptidase regulatory-like domain-containing protein, giving the protein MSKKIVIGLFLFLFLISPLLPSYGYDEIEVSNGGTLIGKVTLNGPKPPVRVFPLVLYPFGPFCKMISDGEGNVIVQEFIVGAGGGMQDAVVAVVDVKKGKPFPPIRPQFVAENCMFHPLDIAPSDHTYLDKEGRTRHEHPLVRVIQNNQPISVVNRDPVLHNGQLFQSERGNIILNFPLPVSNEPRGGMIRLDPGKRIIQMICGMHEFMQSWMFSVDNPYYAMTRKDGDFQIDRLPPGRYRVIAWHPQMKPIEKEITVSADETIVLNFEFDAATVRRPEYERQEKFRIGPEALPHEHLTGDKEKLFIQE